The following are from one region of the Sorghum bicolor cultivar BTx623 chromosome 2, Sorghum_bicolor_NCBIv3, whole genome shotgun sequence genome:
- the LOC8057926 gene encoding granule-bound starch synthase 1b, chloroplastic/amyloplastic: MAAMMGSISAYGSYQTNRPSALKQAPHMQFQQCCSSGVGFLSKHSQSMRSKTQLAKRRATNNGIHPKTTRPRAPIVCSTGMAIIFVATEVHPWCKTGGLGDVVGGLPPALAAMGHRVMTIAPRYDQYKDAWDTSVLVEVNIGDTVETVRFFHCYKRGVDRVFVDHPMFLEKVWGKTGAKLYGPTTGTDYRDNQLRFCLLCLAALEAPRVLNLNSEHFSGPYGEDVVFVANDWHTAVLPCYLKSMYKPNGIYANAKVAFCIHNIAYQGRFARADFELLNLPDSFLPSFDFIDGYVKPVVGRKINWMKAGIIESDLVLTVSPHYVKELTSGPEKGVELDGVLRTKPLETGIVNGMDVYEWDPATDKHISVKYDATTAPEARPLNKERLQAEVGLPVDSSIPVIIFVGRLEEQKGSDILIAAIPEFVGENVQIIVLGTGKKKMEEELTQLEVKYPNNARGIAKFNVPLAHMMFAGADFIIVPSRFEPCGLIQLQGMRYGVIPICSSTGGLVDTVKEGVTGFHMGSFSVECETVDPADVTAVASTVTRALKQYDTSAFHEMVQNCMAQDLSWKGPAKKWEEVLLGLGVEGSQAGIDGEEIAPLAKENVATP; the protein is encoded by the exons ATGGCTGCAATGATGGGTTCAATATCTGCCTATGGTTCTTACCAAACAAATAGGCCCAGTGCACTAAAGCAGGCACCTCACATGCAGTTCCAACAATGTTGTAGCAGTGGAGTTGGGTTCTTAAGCAAGCACTCACAATCCATGCGAAGTAAGACACAGCTGGCTAAAAGAAGAGCTACAAATAATGGAATTCATCCAAAGACTACTAGGCCCCGGGCACCTATTGTCTGTTCTACTGGAATGGCTATAATTTTTGTTGCAACTGAAGTGCACCCATGGTGCAAAACTGGTGGCCTCGGTGATGTTGTAGGAGGACTGCCCCCAGCTTTGGCT GCTATGGGACACCGTGTCATGACAATAGCTCCTCGTTATGATCAATACAAGGATGCATGGGATACAAGTGTCCTTGTTGAG GTAAATATTGGTGACACAGTAGAAACTGTTCGATTCTTCCACTGCTACAAAAGAGGAGTCGATCGTGTTTTTGTTGATCATCCTATGTTTCTTGAAAAG GTATGGGGCAAGACTGGAGCAAAATTGTATGGTCCTACTACTGGAACTGACTATCGAGATAACCAGTTGAGGTTCTGTCTTTTGTGCCTT GCTgcattggaggctccaagagtTCTCAATCTCAACAGTGAACATTTCTCCGGACCATATG GGGAAGATGTTGTCTTTGTAGCGAATGATTGGCACACTGCTGTTCTGCCATGCTATCTGAAGAGCATGTATAAGCCAAATGGAATTTATGCTAATGCTAAG GTTGCTTTCTGCATTCATAATATTGCCTATCAAGGTAGATTTGCCAGAGCAGACTTCGAACTTCTTAATCTACCTGACAGTTTCTTGCCATCATTTGATTTTATTGATGG ATATGTTAAGCCTGTTGTAGGGAGAAAGATTAACTGGATGAAGGCAGGGATCATTGAGAGTGATCTGGTTCTAACAGTTAGTCCACATTATGTAAAAGAACTCACTTCTGGCCCAGAAAAAGGTGTTGAGTTGGATGGTGTCCTTCGCACAAAGCCTCTTGAAACTGGAATTGTAAATGGCATGGATGTTTATGAATGGGATCCTGCAACTGATAAGCACATCAGTGTGAAATATGATGCAACAACG GCACCTGAAGCAAGACCTCTCAATAAAGAAAGATTGCAAGCTGAAGTTGGATTGCCTGTGGACTCGAGCATCCCCGTTATAATTTTTGTTGGCCGTCTTGAAGAACAGAAAGGATCTGACATACTCATTGCAGCCATTCCAGAATTTGTGGGCGAGAATGTTCAGATAATTGTTCTT GGCACAGGAaagaagaagatggaggaggaatTGACGCAGCTGGAAGTGAAATATCCAAACAATGCTAGAGGCATAGCGAAATTCAATGTTCCATTGGCACATATGATGTTTGCTGGCGCGGACTTCATTATTGTCCCAAGTAGGTTTGAGCCCTGTGGTCTCATTCAGTTGCAAGGGATGAGATATGGAGTG ATCCCCATCTGTTCATCAACTGGAGGACTTGTTGACACGGTTAAGGAGGGTGTCACCGGATTCCACATGGGTTCTTTCAGTGTCGAG TGTGAAACTGTAGACCCAGCTGATGTCACAGCAGTAGCGTCAACTGTCACACGAGCCCTGAAACAGTATGACACCTCGGCATTCCATGAGATGGTGCAGAACTGCATGGCGCAAGACCTGTCCTGGAAG GGACCTGCAAAGAAGTGGGAGGAAGTGCTTCTTGGCCTCGGAGTCGAGGGAAGTCAGGCTGGCATCGATGGCGAGGAGATTGCTCCACTTGCCAAGGAAAACGTAGCTACTCCCTGA